Proteins encoded in a region of the Alphaproteobacteria bacterium genome:
- a CDS encoding cupin produces MPVNKKHDEFHTIDLKSGWETPAGYPAGIQQKILSGSLDETNNRGTRTRLLRFEPGVYTTAPFSHDYWEEVYLISGDLIVGNDANGEGGESFQPNTYACRPPHAKHGPFKSINGCMLVEIHYFDPV; encoded by the coding sequence ATGCCAGTGAACAAGAAGCATGACGAATTCCACACGATTGACCTGAAGAGCGGTTGGGAAACCCCGGCAGGCTATCCGGCAGGCATCCAGCAAAAGATTCTGTCCGGTTCTCTTGATGAGACAAACAACCGCGGCACACGGACGCGGCTGCTTCGCTTTGAACCGGGCGTCTACACAACTGCGCCGTTCTCCCACGACTATTGGGAAGAAGTGTATCTCATCTCCGGCGATCTGATTGTTGGCAATGATGCGAACGGCGAAGGTGGCGAGAGCTTTCAGCCGAACACCTACGCCTGCCGCCCGCCGCATGCGAAGCATGGACCGTTCAAGTCCATCAATGGCTGCATGCTCGTTGAAATCCATTATTTCGATCCGGTCTGA